A genomic region of Caenorhabditis elegans chromosome V contains the following coding sequences:
- the hpo-18 gene encoding ATP synthase subunit epsilon, mitochondrial (Partially confirmed by transcript evidence), with the protein MVAWRAAGLNYVRYSQIAAEITRKCTKQVGGKAAVKKPEATLKITTWENGKQQK; encoded by the exons atggtcGCCTGGAGAGCCGCTGGACTCAACTACGTGCGTTACTCGCAAATCGCTGCCGAGATCACCCGCAAGTGCACCAAGCAAGTCGGAGGAAAGGCCGCTGTTAAGAAGCCAGAGGCAACTCTCAAG atcaccACATGGGAAAATGGAAAGCAGCAAAAGTAG